The Sebastes umbrosus isolate fSebUmb1 chromosome 19, fSebUmb1.pri, whole genome shotgun sequence genome has a segment encoding these proteins:
- the fbxw5 gene encoding F-box/WD repeat-containing protein 5, which translates to MECGPVLPDSLVLEIFLRLPHDAVLRAGLTCRQWLAVSRDEFLWRELFYSYYRIPRSVPRHPAAVSWYREFRRLFDCIPCVEVQTLREHTDQVLHLAFSHRGHRFSSCSKDCTVKLWDTERPDGNISMVHSSSMRQFNWGYTQFSQFNADDTLLLVSGVYLGPHHSSSGEIAVISLENYTLLSRVRNKPYDVFGCWLNETHLISGNLHWIGNMTSCSVLWLNKAFQDVESENVNVVKRLFKIQNVNASTIRTVMVAHCRRHDNPDLLLDYEAQSQARRQKGQQQQQHQPLLFDLGTSGSEEEDEEEEGGEGAKLPTARFSQPTISGLEHVIQSCKNVGHTELAIETHVAKIMGRAHTKAPDSSLIEPSEPGDGEDKTYLLFTTGSLTYSPHQIGIKRIKPDQMTTCGPVLGEERNSDEFFDSLDHVIDIHGHIIGMGLSPDHRYLYVNSRAWPAGCVISDPMSPPPIAEEIDLHVIDLKSLREERRSLRAHRAFTPNDECFFIFLDVSRDFVASGAEDKHGYIWDRHYNICLARLAHDDVVNSVAFSPADQELLLSASDDSTIKVWRSPRMVRLAQAPSRPLRPRGLLSSWLGRNKNSTSPSSVNGKP; encoded by the exons ATGGAGTGTGGCCCAGTTCTGCCGGACAGCCTGGTGTTGGAGATCTTCCTGCGTCTGCCCCATGATGCCGTGCTGAGAGCTGGTCTGACCTGCAGACAGTGGCTGGCTGTCTCCAGAGATGAGTTCCTTTGGAGGGAGCTGTTCTACAGCTACTACCGCATACCACGCTCTGTTCCCCGACACCCAG CGGCGGTGTCATGGTACAGGGAGTTCAGGCGTCTGTTTGACTGTATCCCCTGTGTGGAGGTTCAGACGCTGAGAGAGCACACTGACCAAGTCCTCCACCTGGCTTTCTCTCACAGAGGTCACcgcttctcctcctgctccaaAGACTGCACCGTTAAG CTATGGGACACGGAGCGGCCAGATGGTAATATCTCGATGGTGCACAGCTCCAGCATGCGGCAGTTTAACTGGGGCTACACCCAGTTCTCCCAGTTCAATGCTGACGACACCCTGCTGCTCGTGTCTGGTGTCTACCTGGGCCCACACCACTCCTCGTCTGGGGAAATCGCTGTCATCAGTCTGG AAAACTACACGCTGTTGTCGCGTGTGAGGAACAAGCCGTACGATGTGTTTGGCTGCTGGCTGAATGAGACTCACCTGATCTCGGGGAACCTGCACTGGATAGGCAACATGACGTCCTGCTCTGTGCTCTGGCTTAACAAAGCCTTCCAG GATGTTGAATCAGAGAACGTCAACGTAGTCAAGCGCCTTTTCAAGATCCAGAACGTCAACGCCAGCACCATCCGCACAGTGATGGTGGCCCACTGCCGTCGTCATGACAACCCGGACTTGCTGCTGGACTACGAGGCTCAGTCCCAGGCTCGAAGGCAGaaagggcagcagcagcagcagcaccagcccCTCCTCTTTGACCTGGGAACCTCCGGCagtgaggaagaagatgaggaagaggaagggggcGAGGGAGCAAAACTCCCCACTGCCCGCTTCTCTCAGCCAACCATCTCAGGCCTGGAGCATGTTATACAG AGTTGTAAAAATGTAGGCCACACAGAGTTGGCGATTGAGACCCACGTGGCTAAGATTATGGGCCGAGCACACACGAAGGCCCCTGACTCCAGCCTCATTGAGCCCTCCGAGCCCGGGGACGGAGAAGACAAAACTTACTTACTCTTCACCACCGGCAGCCTTACATACTCCCCTCACCAGATAG GTATTAAGCGGATCAAGCCTGACCAGATGACCACTTGTGGTCCCGTACTCGGGGAAGAGCGGAATTCAGATGAGTTTTTTGATTCCTTGGACCATGTTATCGATATCCACGGACACATCATTGGTATGGGCCTTTCTCCAGACCACAG GTACCTTTACGTGAACAGCCGGGCTTGGCCAGCCGGGTGTGTGATCTCGGACCCCATGTCTCCTCCTCCCATCGCCGAGGAGATCGACCTGCACGTCATCGATCTGAAGAGTTTGAGGGAGGAGAGACGGAGCCTGCGCGCTCACCGAGCCTTCACGCCTAACGATGAGtgcttcttcatcttcctcgACGTCAGCAGAGACTTTGTTGCCAG TGGAGCAGAGGACAAGCACGGCTACATCTGGGACCGCCACTACAACATCTGTCTGGCACGCCTGGCGCATGACGATGTGGTGAACTCGGTGGCGTTCAGCCCCGCTgaccaggagctgctgctgtctgccaGCGATGACTCTACCATTAAGGTGTGGCGCTCACCCCGCATGGTGCGCCTGGCGCAGGCCCCCAGCCGGCCGCTGAGGCCCCGCGGCCTCCTGTCGTCCTGGCTGGGCCGCAACAAGAACTCGACGTCTCCCAGCAGTGTGAATGGAAAGCCGTGA